Proteins from a single region of Candidatus Hinthialibacter antarcticus:
- a CDS encoding heparinase II/III family protein, which yields MNRNGFYKTYSFAFCVLFFISFACVPLVVGGELDATYPPSATLDQIKEVIKQAPKGHPRLMMNPSRLDELIRQNKDDPRFQSLKSLVIQHADHCIGLPPVERVLQGRRLLGQSRECLRRTVLLSMAYHLSGDMKYVQRCEKEMLQASSFQDWNPSHFLDVAEMTLAMAIGYDWLYNQLEDDTRQTVREAIIQKGASLPFTTKHKGWVKSTNNWGQVCHGGLTAGALAILEDEPELAAKTVHNALQNVTRSVEVYDPKGSYPEGPSYWSYGTSYNVVLIEALESVLGSDFGLSKAPGFIETGQYLSIVTGPSGQTFNYSDGGSRRGAEAAVFWFASKFNRPDWAVGESKLLDELITQSKNTSRGDRFLPFTLLWMQKQPNNTSMQAPLHWEGGGHVPVTVHRSSWTDPNAVFVGMKGGAPSANHGQMDIGSFVLDADGVRWAVDLGAESYHGIEARGMNLWDRSQNSDRWTIFRQQNKGHNTLVINDQLQVAKNSGDFMRFSDAAQAPFSIVDLSKVYEAQAQSVKRGIAMTSSNEVLVQDELTGLKPGASVRWAMITPANVVKKTDAALELRQAGKSLTLTNMTSGEPVEWQIVDISKPPNEWDSANRGMTMIVLNAQAPQNGKVNFAVLATPGSCSQSVKGSLKLSELSEWGK from the coding sequence ATGAATCGTAACGGGTTTTATAAAACATACAGTTTTGCCTTTTGTGTTCTATTTTTTATTTCGTTTGCTTGCGTCCCATTGGTGGTTGGCGGCGAACTTGACGCAACCTACCCGCCTTCGGCGACGCTTGATCAAATTAAAGAAGTTATCAAACAAGCGCCAAAAGGCCATCCGCGATTGATGATGAACCCAAGCCGTCTTGATGAATTGATCAGACAAAACAAAGACGACCCTCGTTTTCAATCACTGAAATCTCTCGTGATTCAACACGCCGATCATTGTATCGGCCTACCGCCGGTTGAGCGTGTGCTGCAGGGCCGACGCCTGTTGGGGCAATCGCGCGAATGTTTAAGACGAACTGTTTTGCTCTCGATGGCGTATCATCTCAGCGGCGATATGAAATATGTCCAGCGATGCGAAAAAGAAATGCTGCAAGCATCGAGTTTTCAAGACTGGAACCCAAGCCATTTTCTGGACGTTGCGGAAATGACGCTGGCAATGGCGATTGGATACGACTGGTTATACAACCAACTCGAAGACGATACGCGCCAGACGGTTCGTGAGGCCATCATACAAAAAGGCGCGTCGCTGCCATTTACGACTAAACACAAAGGGTGGGTGAAGTCGACCAATAATTGGGGGCAGGTTTGCCACGGCGGCTTAACGGCGGGCGCACTCGCTATTTTAGAAGATGAGCCGGAGTTGGCTGCGAAAACAGTGCACAACGCTTTGCAAAACGTGACGAGGTCGGTCGAGGTTTATGACCCGAAAGGCAGTTATCCCGAAGGCCCGTCGTATTGGTCTTATGGAACCAGTTACAACGTCGTATTGATTGAAGCGTTAGAGAGCGTGTTGGGTTCAGATTTTGGGCTCAGCAAAGCGCCGGGGTTCATTGAGACGGGACAATATTTAAGCATCGTGACCGGCCCGTCGGGACAAACATTTAACTATTCAGACGGGGGATCAAGACGAGGCGCTGAAGCGGCGGTCTTCTGGTTTGCGTCCAAATTTAATCGTCCTGATTGGGCGGTAGGCGAATCTAAACTTTTAGACGAATTGATCACTCAATCAAAAAACACCAGCCGGGGAGACCGCTTCTTGCCTTTCACGTTGCTCTGGATGCAAAAGCAACCAAACAACACGTCAATGCAGGCGCCCTTACACTGGGAAGGCGGCGGGCATGTTCCGGTTACCGTCCATCGTAGTTCCTGGACTGACCCCAACGCCGTGTTTGTCGGAATGAAGGGGGGAGCGCCAAGCGCGAACCACGGCCAAATGGATATCGGCTCATTCGTGTTAGACGCAGACGGCGTCCGTTGGGCGGTTGATCTTGGCGCCGAGTCTTATCACGGCATTGAGGCGCGTGGAATGAATTTGTGGGACCGCTCGCAAAATTCTGACCGATGGACAATTTTTCGGCAGCAAAACAAAGGGCACAACACGCTTGTGATTAACGATCAATTGCAAGTCGCTAAAAATAGCGGTGACTTCATGCGCTTTTCTGATGCTGCTCAAGCCCCGTTTAGCATTGTTGATCTGAGCAAGGTGTATGAAGCCCAAGCCCAATCCGTCAAACGCGGCATCGCGATGACTTCATCAAATGAAGTTCTGGTCCAAGATGAACTGACGGGTTTGAAGCCCGGCGCAAGCGTTCGCTGGGCCATGATTACTCCAGCCAATGTGGTCAAGAAAACAGATGCGGCGCTGGAACTACGGCAAGCGGGCAAATCTTTGACATTGACGAACATGACTTCTGGAGAACCTGTAGAGTGGCAAATCGTCGATATTTCAAAACCGCCGAATGAATGGGATTCAGCGAATCGCGGCATGACGATGATCGTACTCAATGCACAAGCGCCTCAAAATGGTAAAGTCAATTTTGCTGTGTTGGCGACGCCAGGTTCTTGTTCTCAATCGGTGAAAGGCTCATTAAAACTGAGTGAATTGAGCGAGTGGGGAAAGTAA